Proteins encoded in a region of the Synechococcus sp. BIOS-U3-1 genome:
- a CDS encoding VOC family protein, producing MSAVQRLGHVAIRVNDMERAVSFYTGLGMRMVWEANDWCYLEAGDSRDGLALLGPKYKAAGPHFAFHFRDRAEVDVVHDRLKASGVAVGGVHDHRDGTASFYLRDPEGNWLEMLYEPPGGIPTNQPGVAQLD from the coding sequence ATGTCTGCCGTGCAGCGCCTTGGTCATGTCGCCATTCGCGTGAATGACATGGAACGGGCTGTCAGTTTTTACACAGGCCTCGGCATGAGAATGGTGTGGGAGGCCAATGACTGGTGTTATCTCGAAGCCGGTGATTCTCGAGATGGTTTGGCGCTGCTGGGACCTAAATACAAGGCTGCAGGTCCCCATTTCGCCTTCCATTTTCGCGATCGTGCAGAGGTGGACGTGGTGCATGACCGTCTGAAGGCTTCAGGTGTCGCAGTGGGTGGGGTCCATGACCATCGTGATGGCACGGCATCGTTTTACTTGCGCGATCCCGAAGGCAATTGGCTAGAGATGCTCTACGAGCCTCCGGGGGGAATCCCTACGAATCAACCTGGAGTCGCTCAGCTCGATTGA
- the hemB gene encoding porphobilinogen synthase — MDLTYRPRRLRRSPALRAMVRETSLSPADFIYPLFVHEGAGVEPIAAMPGACRWSLDQLTLEVKRAWSLGIRCVVLFPKVSEGLKTEDGAECFNENGLIPRAIRQLKQEIPEMAVMTDVALDPYSCDGHDGIVNEQGVVLNDETIEQLCKQAVMQARAGADLIGPSDMMDGRVGAIREALDDEGFEHVGVISYTAKYSSAYYGPFREALDSAPRTTGSKPIPKNKDSYQMDPANAREAITEAQLDEQEGADIMMVKPGLAYLDIILRLRLESELPIAAYNVSGEYSMVKAAAEKGWIDERSVVLETLLSFKRAGADLILTYHACDAAEWLQQG, encoded by the coding sequence ATGGATCTCACCTACCGCCCGCGTCGCCTGCGCCGCTCGCCGGCATTGCGTGCGATGGTCCGTGAAACCAGTCTTTCCCCAGCAGATTTCATCTATCCGTTATTTGTGCATGAAGGTGCTGGAGTTGAGCCCATTGCCGCCATGCCGGGAGCCTGTCGCTGGAGCCTCGATCAACTCACTTTGGAGGTGAAGCGTGCCTGGAGTCTGGGCATCCGTTGCGTAGTGCTTTTCCCCAAGGTGTCTGAAGGACTCAAAACCGAAGATGGTGCCGAATGTTTTAACGAAAACGGTCTGATTCCTCGTGCCATCCGCCAGCTGAAGCAGGAAATCCCTGAAATGGCGGTCATGACCGATGTCGCCCTTGATCCGTATTCCTGTGATGGCCATGACGGCATCGTGAATGAGCAAGGCGTCGTGCTCAATGATGAAACCATCGAGCAGCTTTGTAAGCAGGCCGTAATGCAGGCTCGTGCCGGTGCCGATCTCATTGGTCCAAGCGACATGATGGATGGTCGTGTCGGTGCCATCCGCGAAGCTCTCGACGATGAAGGCTTTGAGCACGTGGGTGTGATCAGCTACACGGCTAAGTACTCATCCGCTTATTACGGCCCCTTTCGCGAAGCACTTGATTCAGCCCCCCGCACAACGGGCAGCAAGCCAATTCCTAAAAACAAAGACTCCTATCAGATGGATCCGGCCAACGCTCGGGAGGCGATTACTGAGGCTCAGCTGGATGAACAGGAAGGGGCCGACATCATGATGGTGAAGCCGGGCCTTGCATATCTCGACATCATTCTTCGGCTGCGACTGGAGTCTGAGCTTCCCATCGCCGCCTACAACGTCAGTGGCGAATATTCGATGGTGAAAGCAGCGGCCGAGAAGGGATGGATTGATGAGCGCTCCGTGGTTCTCGAGACGCTGCTCAGCTTTAAAAGGGCTGGAGCGGATCTGATTCTTACGTATCACGCCTGCGATGCCGCTGAATGGCTGCAGCAGGGGTGA
- a CDS encoding DnaJ C-terminal domain-containing protein yields the protein MAGSGYRDYFKVLGVERSADADAIKRAFRKLARQYHPDVNPGDATAEAKFKEVSEAYEVLSDPDKRSRYEQFGQYWNQAGAPGAGPGGAGFDVDFGRYGNFDDFINDLLGRFAGPGNAGFGGAPGGFAGGGFPSGGFPGGGFPRGASRAPLNLDAEANVKVSFAEAFRGAERTLSVNDERVQVRIPAGVKTGSRLRLKGKGNLQPGTGRRGDLYLNLEVQTHPVWRLDGDQLRADLPVSVDELALGGMVKVMTPDGEAEVSIPAGTSPGRSLRLKGKGWPSKAGRGDLLLNLSVQWPTQWSDEQRNLLEQLREARTDDPRSDWLKNARL from the coding sequence ATGGCCGGCAGTGGATACCGCGACTACTTCAAGGTGCTCGGGGTAGAGCGCAGTGCTGATGCCGATGCGATTAAGCGCGCTTTTCGCAAGCTTGCCCGTCAATATCACCCTGATGTGAATCCTGGTGATGCCACTGCTGAGGCCAAATTTAAGGAGGTGAGCGAGGCCTATGAGGTGCTCTCCGATCCGGATAAGCGCAGTAGATACGAGCAGTTCGGTCAGTATTGGAATCAGGCTGGGGCTCCTGGTGCTGGACCGGGCGGCGCTGGATTTGATGTTGATTTTGGTCGTTATGGCAATTTCGACGATTTCATTAATGACCTGCTGGGTCGTTTCGCTGGACCTGGAAATGCAGGCTTTGGAGGTGCCCCAGGTGGTTTCGCCGGCGGTGGTTTTCCTAGCGGCGGTTTCCCTGGTGGTGGCTTCCCTCGCGGGGCCTCGAGGGCTCCTTTGAATCTCGATGCCGAAGCCAATGTGAAAGTGAGTTTTGCCGAAGCCTTCCGCGGTGCTGAGAGAACGCTTTCTGTGAATGATGAGAGAGTCCAAGTCAGGATCCCTGCCGGTGTCAAAACAGGATCCAGGCTTCGACTCAAAGGGAAGGGGAATCTGCAGCCGGGGACTGGACGTCGCGGTGATCTTTATCTCAACCTTGAGGTGCAAACGCACCCGGTCTGGCGTCTTGATGGTGATCAGCTGCGTGCTGATCTGCCCGTCTCCGTCGATGAGCTTGCTCTTGGTGGCATGGTGAAGGTCATGACACCTGACGGTGAGGCTGAGGTGTCGATTCCTGCCGGTACATCTCCTGGCAGAAGCCTTCGTCTGAAAGGGAAAGGCTGGCCCTCAAAGGCAGGTCGAGGTGATCTGCTGCTCAATCTCAGTGTGCAGTGGCCCACCCAATGGTCCGATGAGCAGCGCAATTTGCTGGAACAGCTCAGGGAGGCTCGAACGGACGATCCTCGAAGCGACTGGCTAAAGAACGCTCGTCTTTGA
- a CDS encoding SulP family inorganic anion transporter, which yields MTASRQPLINGFQWRHWRGDLTGGVTAAVVALPLALAFGNAALGPGGAIYGLYGAIIAGFLAAMFGGTPAQVSGPTGPMSVTVAGVVSSLAAVGTSRELSQGDMLSMVMAAVVLGGLLQILMGILRLGRYITLVPYSVVSGFMSGIGVIILCLQIGPLLGINSQGGVVPSLQMVISNFTPNTAAVTVGIATLAIVFATPRQISKVIPSPLLALLLITPLALWLFPENLPRIGSIPEGGLSFSAPNWTNHFPLLIKAGLVLALLGAIDSLLTSLVADNISHSRHRSDRELVGQGIANSITGLFSGLPGAGATMRTVINIRSGGRTPLSGMTHSVVLLVLLLGAGPLAEGIPTALLAGILIKVGLDIIDWGFLRRAHKLSFKTALVMWGVLLMTVFWDLIGAVLIGMFVANLLTIESLTHHQLGNMNTGTSHLSTREQDLLRGCGDDLILFRMQGPLSFGAAKGISERMMLVRQYKVLLLDITDVPHLGVTASLAIERMVKEAERQQRIVLVAGASGKVKKRLAQFGIENLIDERLQALNKAANWINKKATNPTKDHKN from the coding sequence ATGACCGCGAGCAGGCAGCCCCTGATCAACGGCTTTCAATGGAGACACTGGCGAGGAGATCTCACAGGGGGTGTTACGGCCGCTGTCGTAGCACTTCCGCTCGCCCTCGCTTTTGGTAACGCGGCGCTGGGTCCCGGAGGTGCGATTTACGGTCTCTACGGAGCGATTATCGCCGGCTTTCTTGCAGCAATGTTTGGGGGCACACCGGCTCAGGTCAGCGGCCCCACAGGCCCGATGAGTGTCACGGTAGCTGGCGTGGTCAGCAGCCTCGCTGCCGTTGGAACAAGCCGTGAACTCAGTCAAGGAGACATGCTGTCCATGGTCATGGCGGCTGTGGTTCTTGGGGGGTTGCTGCAGATCCTGATGGGGATATTGCGCTTGGGGAGATACATCACCCTGGTTCCCTACTCGGTGGTCTCCGGATTCATGTCAGGAATCGGCGTCATCATTCTGTGTCTTCAAATTGGCCCTTTGCTGGGAATTAATAGCCAGGGAGGAGTGGTGCCTTCACTGCAGATGGTGATCAGTAATTTCACACCCAACACTGCAGCGGTGACAGTTGGAATCGCAACACTCGCAATCGTTTTCGCCACTCCGAGGCAGATCAGCAAGGTGATTCCCTCGCCCTTGTTGGCACTTCTATTGATCACACCACTAGCCCTGTGGCTGTTTCCAGAAAACCTGCCTCGCATCGGTTCGATCCCCGAGGGAGGACTGAGCTTCAGCGCACCCAACTGGACCAACCACTTTCCGCTGTTGATCAAAGCGGGCCTGGTACTTGCGCTGTTAGGGGCAATTGACTCATTACTGACATCACTGGTTGCGGACAACATCAGTCACAGCCGCCATCGATCAGACCGAGAGCTAGTGGGGCAAGGCATTGCCAACAGCATCACAGGATTATTCAGCGGACTCCCAGGCGCAGGCGCAACGATGCGCACAGTGATCAACATCCGATCAGGAGGACGAACACCGCTGTCTGGAATGACGCACTCAGTAGTTTTGCTCGTTCTGCTGTTAGGAGCCGGTCCACTTGCCGAAGGGATTCCGACCGCACTGCTCGCGGGAATCCTGATCAAGGTTGGGCTGGACATCATCGACTGGGGGTTTCTGCGTCGAGCACACAAGCTGTCATTCAAGACAGCACTGGTGATGTGGGGAGTCCTACTAATGACAGTGTTCTGGGATCTAATCGGGGCTGTGCTGATTGGGATGTTCGTAGCCAATCTGCTCACGATTGAATCGCTGACTCACCATCAGCTCGGCAACATGAATACCGGAACGAGCCACCTCTCAACACGAGAGCAGGATTTATTGAGAGGCTGCGGAGACGATCTGATTCTTTTCAGAATGCAAGGCCCACTGAGTTTTGGAGCAGCGAAAGGAATCAGTGAGCGAATGATGTTGGTAAGACAATACAAAGTACTGCTTCTGGATATCACAGATGTGCCACATTTAGGCGTCACAGCAAGCCTGGCTATCGAGAGAATGGTCAAAGAAGCGGAACGACAACAACGAATCGTACTGGTAGCAGGGGCAAGCGGCAAAGTCAAAAAAAGGCTGGCTCAGTTTGGCATTGAAAATCTGATCGACGAAAGGCTCCAAGCATTAAACAAAGCTGCAAATTGGATCAACAAAAAAGCAACCAATCCAACTAAAGACCATAAAAATTAA
- the fldA gene encoding flavodoxin FldA has protein sequence MAFTIFFATSTGKTEDISDRLKELLGTDAKDVDSISGVDELASAEALVCCIPTWNTGADEARSGTAWDDLITEIPGQDFAGKPVAILGLGDSSGYGDYFCDAMEELYSAFQKSGAKMIGKVSPEGYTFDESKSVIDGKFCGLPIDEDNESELTDQRLSAWVQQINSEA, from the coding sequence ATGGCTTTCACGATTTTCTTTGCAACATCAACAGGCAAAACGGAAGATATATCCGATCGCCTGAAGGAACTCCTGGGGACTGATGCCAAAGATGTTGACAGCATCAGTGGTGTTGACGAATTGGCTTCCGCAGAAGCACTCGTCTGCTGTATTCCAACATGGAATACAGGCGCTGACGAAGCTCGCTCAGGCACAGCCTGGGATGATCTGATTACTGAAATTCCTGGTCAAGACTTTGCGGGTAAGCCCGTTGCCATCCTTGGATTGGGAGACTCCTCAGGTTACGGCGACTATTTCTGTGATGCCATGGAAGAGCTGTACAGCGCATTCCAAAAATCTGGCGCAAAGATGATCGGCAAAGTATCTCCCGAGGGCTATACCTTTGATGAGTCAAAGAGTGTGATCGACGGTAAGTTCTGTGGACTTCCTATCGACGAAGACAACGAGTCTGAGCTGACTGATCAACGCCTATCCGCGTGGGTGCAGCAGATTAATTCTGAAGCCTGA
- a CDS encoding NAD(P)/FAD-dependent oxidoreductase: MSDIFEADVIIIGGGPAGCACALYTARSSLKTYVLDKNPAVGALAITHKIANYPGVPTDTSGADLLKTMRDQAISYGANYQQVQVYGIDISGPEKTVYTPEGTFKGKTLVLATGAMGRTSTLPGEDQYLGRGVSYCATCDGAFYKNQQVAVYGSNQEAIDEALVLTKFASTVHWITNSKPSASCTGLSQLESSPNVQRWKRTRLTSVDGDDSGVTAVKLQESGCEDDTQLDVNGVFVYSSGSLPITDYLHGQIPLTEEGGVQVNDDMKTELDGVWAIGDIRNTPFKQAVVACSDGCIAAMSIDKFLNQRKEIRVDWVHR; encoded by the coding sequence ATGTCTGATATTTTCGAAGCTGATGTCATTATTATTGGTGGTGGCCCTGCAGGTTGTGCTTGTGCGTTGTACACAGCTCGTTCCTCATTAAAGACTTATGTTTTAGATAAAAATCCTGCAGTCGGTGCTCTCGCGATTACTCACAAAATTGCAAACTATCCTGGGGTTCCTACTGATACTTCTGGCGCTGATCTACTGAAAACCATGAGGGATCAGGCGATTAGTTATGGAGCTAATTATCAGCAGGTCCAAGTTTATGGAATCGATATTTCTGGTCCTGAAAAAACTGTTTATACCCCTGAAGGTACGTTCAAGGGAAAGACACTAGTGTTGGCTACTGGTGCCATGGGCCGCACTTCTACGCTGCCCGGCGAAGATCAGTATCTGGGGCGTGGTGTGAGTTATTGCGCGACTTGCGATGGTGCTTTTTATAAAAATCAACAAGTAGCCGTTTATGGATCTAACCAAGAAGCTATTGACGAAGCTCTCGTTTTAACTAAATTCGCTTCTACTGTTCATTGGATTACTAACAGCAAGCCTAGTGCAAGTTGTACAGGCTTATCTCAGCTTGAATCTTCGCCAAATGTTCAGCGTTGGAAGCGTACTCGACTCACGTCTGTTGATGGTGATGATTCAGGTGTCACTGCTGTAAAGCTTCAAGAATCAGGCTGTGAAGACGATACTCAATTGGATGTTAACGGTGTTTTCGTTTACTCTTCAGGTAGCTTGCCAATTACTGATTATTTGCATGGCCAGATTCCGTTAACGGAGGAAGGTGGTGTGCAAGTCAATGATGACATGAAGACCGAACTCGATGGTGTCTGGGCAATTGGAGACATCCGTAATACTCCATTTAAGCAAGCCGTTGTTGCTTGTTCAGACGGCTGTATTGCTGCGATGTCAATTGATAAGTTTCTGAACCAACGTAAGGAGATCAGGGTTGATTGGGTTCACCGTTAA
- a CDS encoding alpha/beta fold hydrolase has translation MLRSFKINEMVQHMPHDKVLWIDLQPTLYCLNKRVSQLLSRSFAVQRWSFQHDLDESCSIETVHELLKQTLMASSEPMHLIGHGISGTIACLFAEKYPELVKSLTLLSVDTFSANHWSSHYLDMRSQLPASRKAILSHLSSLLFSNQNSRAFEALPCLLAKCLDTEFIQGSIVNHQPIDNLLAPNVPTFVLNGDSDFVVDVNSHDRWSETLKSGDRYVSMKQGRHFFHFDHSQQVAQLITAFIQMVPGQWIDRGLNANDFTSLARS, from the coding sequence GTGCTGCGCTCTTTCAAAATAAATGAAATGGTGCAACATATGCCTCATGACAAGGTCCTCTGGATTGATCTGCAGCCGACCTTGTATTGTCTCAATAAGCGCGTTTCTCAATTATTAAGCCGTTCGTTTGCTGTTCAGCGTTGGTCTTTTCAGCATGATCTCGACGAATCGTGCTCTATAGAGACGGTTCACGAGCTCCTTAAGCAGACGCTGATGGCCTCTTCCGAACCGATGCATTTGATTGGTCACGGCATTAGTGGCACAATCGCCTGTCTTTTTGCAGAAAAGTACCCCGAGCTGGTAAAATCGCTTACACTGCTCTCCGTGGATACTTTCTCAGCCAATCACTGGTCCTCTCATTATCTGGACATGCGAAGTCAATTGCCAGCTTCGAGGAAAGCCATTTTGAGTCATCTTTCATCTTTGCTCTTCTCAAATCAAAATTCTCGTGCTTTTGAAGCACTTCCCTGTTTGTTAGCGAAATGCTTAGATACTGAGTTTATTCAAGGTTCCATCGTTAATCATCAGCCTATTGACAATTTGCTGGCACCCAATGTTCCGACATTTGTTTTAAATGGTGACTCTGATTTTGTTGTTGATGTGAATTCACACGACCGCTGGTCTGAAACGCTAAAATCCGGTGATCGTTATGTCAGCATGAAACAGGGCCGTCATTTTTTCCATTTTGATCACTCTCAACAGGTTGCACAATTAATTACTGCTTTCATTCAAATGGTTCCTGGGCAATGGATTGATCGAGGACTTAACGCTAACGACTTTACATCTCTCGCTCGGAGTTAA
- a CDS encoding chlorophyll a/b binding light-harvesting protein → MQSYGNSSVTYDWWAGNSGVAKRSGSFIAAHAAHAGLIMFWAGAFTLFELARYDGSLPMGEQGLILIPHLAGLGLGVGDGGVIIDQQPLIVVAATHLVSSAVLGAAGIWHTLRAPKDLSEATGRAQKFDFSWDDPKKLTFILGHHLIFLGLGVIAFVEWARIHGIYDASLGAVRTVEPNIDLGMVWGYQTNFLTISSLEDVMGGHAVLAFILTIGGVWHIISSPFGPFKKVLIYNGESILSYSLAGIALMGFVTAIWCAQNTTIYPVELYGAPLKLNFAFSPYFTDTSTLPGDAHTARAWLANTHFYLAFFFLQGHLWHALRGMGFNFKSVVNAFESMDKAKIN, encoded by the coding sequence ATGCAATCGTATGGAAATTCATCAGTCACTTATGACTGGTGGGCGGGAAATTCTGGAGTAGCGAAGCGCTCCGGCTCTTTCATCGCTGCGCATGCGGCTCATGCCGGTCTCATTATGTTCTGGGCCGGAGCATTCACTCTCTTCGAACTCGCTCGATACGACGGCTCCCTTCCGATGGGTGAGCAGGGTCTGATTTTGATTCCTCACCTGGCTGGTTTAGGCCTTGGCGTTGGTGATGGTGGAGTGATTATTGACCAACAGCCCCTGATTGTTGTGGCTGCGACGCACCTTGTTTCTTCCGCTGTTCTTGGTGCAGCAGGCATTTGGCATACTCTTCGTGCTCCTAAGGATCTTTCAGAAGCCACGGGACGCGCTCAAAAGTTTGATTTCAGTTGGGATGATCCCAAAAAGCTCACCTTCATTCTTGGCCATCACCTGATTTTTCTAGGTCTAGGTGTCATCGCTTTCGTCGAATGGGCTCGAATTCACGGTATTTACGATGCTTCGCTTGGAGCTGTTCGTACTGTTGAGCCAAATATTGATCTTGGAATGGTTTGGGGCTATCAGACAAACTTCCTTACGATCAGCAGCTTGGAAGATGTGATGGGTGGCCATGCTGTTCTCGCTTTCATTCTCACCATCGGTGGTGTTTGGCATATCATCAGTTCTCCTTTTGGTCCTTTCAAAAAAGTCCTGATTTACAACGGTGAGTCGATTCTCTCGTACTCATTGGCTGGCATTGCACTAATGGGTTTTGTGACTGCTATTTGGTGTGCACAAAATACAACGATCTATCCGGTCGAATTGTATGGTGCTCCCCTAAAGCTGAACTTCGCTTTCTCCCCTTACTTCACAGACACCTCTACTCTTCCTGGTGACGCACATACTGCTCGTGCGTGGTTGGCGAATACCCATTTCTATCTCGCTTTCTTCTTCCTACAAGGTCATCTCTGGCATGCTTTGAGAGGCATGGGTTTTAACTTCAAGAGTGTTGTGAACGCTTTTGAATCTATGGATAAAGCAAAAATCAACTGA
- a CDS encoding DUF3303 domain-containing protein — protein sequence MTFLMHWSFKTGYHEIAAKKFLSSGAPFPACQSWKRFHGPGSVEGWILVEADNADACYEHAAEWAEYLNWEVTPVLTDDQAGPLIAKAYS from the coding sequence ATGACTTTTTTGATGCATTGGTCTTTTAAGACCGGATACCACGAAATTGCCGCCAAGAAATTTCTTTCGTCTGGAGCGCCTTTTCCAGCATGTCAATCTTGGAAGCGTTTTCATGGTCCAGGCTCAGTTGAAGGTTGGATCCTCGTTGAGGCTGATAACGCTGATGCATGTTATGAACATGCTGCTGAATGGGCCGAATATCTTAATTGGGAAGTCACACCAGTTCTTACTGATGACCAAGCTGGTCCTCTGATCGCTAAAGCTTATAGCTGA